Proteins from a genomic interval of Streptomyces sp. Tu6071:
- a CDS encoding glutathionylspermidine synthase family protein → MERRTIEPRPNWQETVEEQGLVYPLTRHPDGTFRPYWDESAYYVFTLPEVEALEETVEELHELCLAAAEHIVAHDRFADLGLTDARQTELIAESWRRRAELPSLYGRFDLRYDGAGPAKLLEYNADTPTSLVEAASPQWFWMEERFPGADQWNSLHERLVDAWRRQAKLLPPGPVHFAHSVSDILGEDLMTVAYLRETAAQAGLDTEAIAVEDIGWDPLSRRFVDLGLRFVRSCFKLYPWEWLARDRFAPHVQETLDNGGGTGSTMWIEPAWKMLLSNKALLAILWELFPGHPNLLPAYLDGPRELATAGGYAAKPLFGREGAGVTLHEPGAPPRTRAEGEDPLCYQALAPLPDFDGNKVVLGAWVVGDEAAGLGIRESSGLVTDEYARFLPHVIL, encoded by the coding sequence ATGGAACGCCGCACCATCGAGCCCCGCCCGAACTGGCAGGAGACGGTCGAGGAACAGGGCCTCGTCTACCCGCTGACCCGGCACCCCGACGGCACGTTCCGCCCCTACTGGGACGAGAGCGCGTACTACGTCTTCACGCTGCCCGAGGTCGAGGCGCTGGAGGAGACCGTCGAGGAGCTGCACGAGCTGTGCCTCGCGGCGGCGGAGCACATCGTCGCCCACGACCGCTTCGCCGACCTCGGCCTCACCGACGCGCGCCAGACGGAGCTGATCGCCGAGTCCTGGCGTCGCCGCGCCGAACTCCCCTCCCTCTACGGCCGCTTCGACCTGCGCTACGACGGCGCGGGCCCCGCGAAGCTCCTGGAGTACAACGCGGACACGCCGACCTCGCTCGTCGAGGCGGCGAGCCCGCAGTGGTTCTGGATGGAGGAGCGCTTCCCCGGCGCCGACCAGTGGAACTCGCTCCACGAACGCCTGGTCGACGCCTGGCGCCGCCAGGCGAAGCTCCTCCCGCCCGGACCCGTGCACTTCGCGCACTCGGTCTCGGACATCCTCGGCGAGGACCTCATGACCGTCGCCTACCTGCGCGAGACCGCCGCGCAGGCCGGGCTCGACACCGAGGCGATCGCCGTCGAGGACATCGGCTGGGACCCGCTCTCCCGCCGCTTCGTCGACCTCGGACTCCGCTTCGTGCGGAGCTGCTTCAAGCTCTACCCCTGGGAGTGGCTCGCGCGGGACCGCTTCGCGCCGCACGTCCAGGAGACGCTGGACAACGGCGGCGGCACGGGCTCCACGATGTGGATCGAGCCCGCCTGGAAGATGCTCCTGTCCAACAAGGCGCTCCTCGCGATCCTCTGGGAGCTCTTCCCCGGCCACCCGAACCTGCTCCCCGCCTACCTCGACGGGCCGCGCGAACTCGCCACGGCGGGCGGGTACGCGGCGAAGCCGCTCTTCGGCCGCGAGGGCGCGGGCGTCACGCTCCACGAGCCGGGCGCCCCGCCCCGCACCCGTGCCGAGGGCGAGGACCCGCTCTGCTACCAGGCTCTCGCCCCGCTCCCCGACTTCGACGGGAACAAGGTCGTGCTCGGGGCGTGGGTCGTCGGGGACGAGGCCGCCGGACTCGGCATCCGCGAGTCCTCGGGCCTCGTCACCGACGAGTACGCGCGCTTCCTGCCGCACGTGATCCTGTAG
- a CDS encoding DUF899 family protein produces MTTPPARPPLVDMETWQQARDALLAREKAYTHEGDALAAERRGLPMVEVDGKAEVVGAEGPVPFVDLFAGRNELLTYQHMWYDGAPPQGQCEGCTNAAWHLQVATPYLEARGVSFAFLASGGWDELGPFADFMGYRQPWYSLRDSGVPLGGGMGNLSAFLRDGDRVFLTYTTTGRGNEAFSGTFALLDRTPYGRGEAWEETPEGWPEGREPCWYWRTDAEGTAGWGESSRPVPQWTRPGAGPVTTLGRQGHCH; encoded by the coding sequence ATGACGACACCCCCCGCCCGGCCACCGCTCGTGGACATGGAGACGTGGCAGCAGGCCCGCGACGCGCTGCTCGCGCGCGAGAAGGCGTACACCCACGAGGGCGACGCGCTCGCGGCGGAGCGGCGCGGGCTCCCGATGGTCGAGGTCGACGGGAAGGCCGAAGTGGTCGGCGCCGAGGGCCCCGTGCCCTTCGTCGACCTCTTCGCGGGCCGGAACGAACTGCTCACCTACCAGCACATGTGGTACGACGGGGCGCCGCCGCAGGGGCAGTGCGAGGGCTGTACGAACGCGGCCTGGCACCTCCAGGTCGCGACGCCCTACCTGGAGGCGCGCGGCGTCTCCTTCGCGTTCCTCGCCTCCGGGGGCTGGGACGAACTCGGCCCGTTCGCGGACTTCATGGGGTACCGGCAGCCGTGGTACTCGCTGCGCGACTCGGGCGTGCCGCTCGGGGGCGGGATGGGGAACCTGTCGGCGTTCCTGCGCGACGGCGACCGCGTCTTCCTCACGTACACGACGACGGGGCGCGGCAACGAGGCGTTCAGCGGGACGTTCGCGCTGCTCGACCGGACGCCGTACGGGCGCGGCGAGGCGTGGGAGGAGACGCCGGAGGGGTGGCCCGAGGGCCGGGAGCCGTGCTGGTACTGGCGCACGGACGCCGAGGGGACGGCCGGGTGGGGCGAGAGCAGCCGCCCCGTGCCGCAGTGGACGCGGCCCGGGGCGGGGCCGGTGACGACGCTGGGGCGGCAGGGCCACTGCCACTGA
- the rocD gene encoding ornithine--oxo-acid transaminase: MATQTEQQIATAEEHGAHNYHPLTVVVSSAEGAWMTDIEGVRYLDMLAGYSALNFGHGNTRLLAAAKAQLDRVTLTSRAFHHDRFGEFCTRLAALCGKEAVLPMNTGAEAVETAVKTARKWGYEVKGVPEGTAKIVVARNNFHGRTTTVVSFSSDHEARHHFGPYTPGFDLVPYGDLTALREAITDNTVAVLIEPIQGEAGVLVPPEGYLPAVRELTRERGVLFMADEIQSGLGRTGRTFACEHEEVVPDVYILGKALGGGVVPVSAVVADWDVLGVLRPGEHGSTFGGNPLACAVAIEVIALLESGEFQARAARLGERMHARLAELVAGGGAVREVRGRGLWAGVDVDPAFGTGRELSERLMDRRVLVKDTHGSTIRLAPPLVIGEEDLDWGLDQLAAVVG, from the coding sequence ATGGCCACCCAGACCGAGCAGCAGATCGCCACCGCCGAGGAACACGGCGCGCACAACTACCACCCGCTCACCGTCGTCGTCTCCTCCGCCGAGGGCGCCTGGATGACCGACATCGAGGGCGTCCGCTATCTCGACATGCTCGCCGGCTACTCGGCGCTCAACTTCGGCCACGGCAACACCCGTCTGCTCGCCGCGGCGAAGGCTCAGCTCGACCGGGTCACGCTCACGTCCCGCGCCTTCCACCACGACCGCTTCGGCGAGTTCTGCACGCGGCTCGCGGCGCTGTGCGGCAAGGAGGCCGTGCTGCCGATGAACACGGGCGCGGAGGCGGTCGAGACGGCGGTGAAGACGGCACGGAAGTGGGGGTACGAGGTCAAGGGCGTCCCCGAGGGCACGGCGAAGATCGTCGTGGCGCGGAACAACTTCCACGGCCGCACGACGACGGTCGTCAGCTTCTCCAGCGACCACGAGGCCCGCCACCACTTCGGCCCGTACACGCCGGGCTTCGACCTCGTCCCGTACGGGGACCTCACCGCGCTGCGCGAGGCGATCACGGACAACACGGTCGCGGTGCTCATCGAGCCCATCCAGGGCGAGGCGGGGGTGCTGGTGCCGCCGGAGGGCTACCTCCCGGCGGTGCGGGAGCTGACGCGGGAGCGCGGGGTGCTGTTCATGGCGGACGAGATCCAGTCGGGCCTCGGGCGCACGGGCCGTACCTTCGCGTGCGAGCACGAGGAGGTCGTCCCGGACGTGTACATCCTCGGCAAGGCGCTCGGCGGCGGGGTCGTGCCGGTCTCGGCCGTCGTCGCCGACTGGGACGTGCTCGGCGTCCTCCGGCCGGGCGAGCACGGCTCGACGTTCGGCGGGAACCCGCTCGCGTGCGCGGTCGCGATCGAGGTGATCGCGCTCCTGGAGAGCGGCGAGTTCCAGGCGCGCGCGGCGCGGCTCGGGGAGCGGATGCACGCGCGGCTCGCGGAACTCGTCGCTGGCGGCGGGGCGGTCAGGGAGGTGCGCGGGCGCGGGCTGTGGGCGGGCGTGGACGTGGACCCGGCGTTCGGCACGGGCCGCGAGCTGTCCGAGAGGCTCATGGACCGCAGGGTCCTCGTGAAGGACACGCACGGCTCGACGATCCGGCTCGCGCCGCCGCTCGTGATCGGCGAGGAGGATCTCGACTGGGGGCTCGACCAGCTCGCGGCGGTGGTCGGCTGA
- the trpS gene encoding tryptophan--tRNA ligase: MASERSRVLSGIQPSAGSFHLGNYLGAVRQWVALQESHDAFYMVVDMHAITVPQDPDTLRANTRLSAAQLLAAGIDPERSALFVQSHVREHAELAWIMNCLTGFGEASRMTQFKDKAAKQGAEGTTVGLFTYPVLQVADILLYQAHQVPVGEDQRQHVELTRDLAERFNARYGETFVVPEAYILKETAKIYDLQEPSAKMSKSAASPKGLVNLMDEPKATAKKIKSAVTDTETEIRFDRENKPGVSNLLGIYSNLTGVTVQALEEKYAGKGYGALKTDLAEVVVDFVTPFRDRTLEYLDDPATLDKILASGAEKAREVAAPTLAAAYDKVGFLRPLR, from the coding sequence ATGGCCTCTGAACGTTCTCGTGTGCTCTCCGGAATCCAGCCCAGCGCGGGCTCGTTCCACCTCGGCAACTACCTGGGCGCGGTCCGCCAGTGGGTGGCCCTCCAGGAGTCGCACGACGCCTTCTACATGGTCGTGGACATGCACGCCATCACGGTCCCGCAGGACCCGGACACGCTCCGCGCCAACACCCGGCTCTCCGCCGCCCAGCTCCTCGCCGCCGGCATCGACCCCGAGCGCAGCGCGCTGTTCGTGCAGAGCCATGTGCGCGAGCACGCCGAGCTGGCCTGGATCATGAACTGCCTCACCGGCTTCGGCGAGGCGTCGCGCATGACGCAGTTCAAGGACAAGGCCGCGAAGCAGGGCGCCGAGGGCACGACGGTCGGCCTCTTCACGTACCCCGTCCTCCAGGTCGCCGACATCCTCCTCTACCAGGCCCACCAGGTCCCGGTCGGCGAGGACCAGCGCCAGCACGTCGAGCTGACCCGCGACCTCGCCGAGCGCTTCAACGCGCGCTACGGAGAGACCTTCGTCGTCCCCGAGGCGTACATCCTCAAGGAGACGGCGAAGATCTACGACCTCCAGGAACCGTCCGCGAAGATGAGCAAGTCGGCCGCGTCGCCGAAGGGCCTCGTCAACCTCATGGACGAGCCCAAGGCGACCGCGAAGAAGATCAAGAGCGCCGTGACCGACACGGAGACCGAGATCCGCTTCGACCGCGAGAACAAGCCCGGCGTGAGCAACCTCCTCGGCATCTACTCCAACCTCACCGGGGTCACGGTGCAGGCGCTGGAGGAGAAGTACGCGGGCAAGGGGTACGGGGCGCTCAAGACCGACCTCGCCGAGGTCGTCGTGGACTTCGTCACGCCCTTCCGCGACCGGACGCTGGAATACCTCGACGACCCGGCCACGCTCGACAAGATCCTCGCCTCGGGGGCCGAGAAGGCCCGCGAGGTCGCCGCGCCGACGCTGGCCGCCGCCTACGACAAGGTCGGCTTCCTGCGCCCGCTGCGCTGA
- a CDS encoding 2'-5' RNA ligase family protein: MDVGSVTLGVSIAVPEPHGSRLQRLRADFGDPAAHGIPTHITLLPPTEAPADALPAVERHLAEVAANGRAFPLRLEGTGTFRPVSPVVYVRVVEGADACAWLQKQVRDASGPVARELQFPYHPHVTVAHGIAEEAMDRAQTELADYAASWDCTGFSLYEQGRDGVWRRLRTFSFGAGAVPSQPLSPDEAPHPIG; encoded by the coding sequence GTGGACGTGGGCTCGGTCACGCTCGGCGTTTCGATCGCGGTCCCGGAGCCTCATGGCAGTCGCCTCCAGCGACTGCGCGCGGACTTCGGGGACCCGGCCGCGCACGGTATCCCCACCCACATCACGCTGCTTCCGCCCACCGAGGCGCCCGCCGACGCGCTGCCCGCCGTCGAGCGGCACCTCGCGGAGGTCGCCGCGAACGGCCGGGCCTTCCCGCTGCGCCTCGAAGGCACCGGGACCTTCCGCCCCGTCTCGCCCGTCGTGTACGTGCGGGTCGTCGAGGGCGCGGACGCGTGCGCGTGGCTCCAGAAGCAGGTGCGGGACGCCTCGGGCCCGGTCGCCCGCGAGCTCCAGTTCCCGTACCACCCGCACGTGACGGTCGCGCACGGCATCGCCGAGGAGGCGATGGACCGCGCGCAGACCGAGCTGGCCGACTATGCGGCCTCCTGGGACTGCACGGGCTTCAGCCTCTACGAGCAGGGCCGCGACGGCGTCTGGCGCCGCCTGCGCACCTTCTCCTTCGGCGCGGGCGCGGTCCCGAGCCAGCCGCTGAGCCCGGACGAGGCCCCGCACCCGATCGGCTGA
- a CDS encoding SDR family NAD(P)-dependent oxidoreductase yields the protein MQDPIGPPRSLLLLGGTSELGLATARRMIGRRTRTVWLAGRAGPALDAAAAELRALGATTHTVDFDALDPASHAEALGKVFAEGPVDLVLLSFGLAGDQLNDEADPAAAARVAATNYTGAVSAGLVCGMGLQAQGHGALVVLSSVAGERVRRGDFIFGSSKAGLDAFAQGLGDALYGTGVRVLVVRPGVVRSRRPDQAVPEEYATGVLGLDGPFSTTPEAVAEAVERGLRRGSETVWVPATLRPVMAGLRHLPRPLFRRLPV from the coding sequence ATGCAGGACCCGATCGGACCGCCCCGTTCACTGCTGCTGCTCGGCGGCACCTCGGAGCTGGGTCTCGCCACCGCGCGCCGCATGATCGGCCGCCGCACCCGCACCGTGTGGCTCGCGGGCCGCGCGGGCCCCGCGCTCGACGCGGCAGCCGCCGAACTGCGCGCCCTCGGCGCCACGACGCACACGGTCGACTTCGACGCGCTCGACCCCGCCTCGCACGCCGAGGCTCTCGGCAAGGTCTTCGCCGAGGGCCCCGTCGACCTCGTCCTCCTCTCCTTCGGCCTCGCGGGCGACCAGCTCAACGACGAGGCCGACCCGGCCGCCGCCGCGCGCGTCGCCGCGACGAACTACACGGGCGCCGTCTCGGCGGGGCTCGTGTGCGGGATGGGGCTCCAGGCGCAGGGGCACGGGGCGCTCGTCGTGCTCTCCTCGGTCGCGGGCGAGCGCGTGCGGCGCGGGGACTTCATCTTCGGCTCGTCGAAGGCCGGGCTCGACGCCTTCGCGCAGGGTCTCGGCGACGCGCTGTACGGGACGGGCGTGCGCGTCCTCGTCGTACGCCCCGGGGTGGTGCGCAGCCGCCGCCCGGACCAGGCCGTCCCCGAGGAGTACGCGACCGGGGTGCTCGGCCTCGACGGCCCCTTCTCGACGACGCCGGAGGCGGTCGCCGAGGCGGTGGAACGCGGACTGCGGCGCGGCAGCGAGACGGTGTGGGTCCCGGCGACCCTGCGCCCGGTCATGGCGGGGCTGCGGCATCTCCCGCGCCCGCTCTTCCGGCGACTGCCCGTCTGA
- a CDS encoding YihY/virulence factor BrkB family protein, whose protein sequence is MDWLTRLPVLGPWCARLMRTRAWRCYERLDDVRWARLAAAMTFTSFLALFPLLTVAVAVVAGAFGQDRVHDLESRVKEQVPGIANQLDLQGLVDNAGTVGLVAGAALLFTGINWVGSMRESLRAVWRLPEDPGNFLLAKVRDAGVLIGLGAAGLVTVVASAASTTAIGWTARHLGIAEDGVGGVLLRVLSFAVAVGTDFLLLLYVLSLLPRVHPRRRRLVFAALIGAIGFELLKLLIGGYISGVASKNMYGVFGVPIALLLWINFTAKLLLYCAAWTAVEGRAETAESERAEEAEAARLTTATEDPAADAGGGRFRKRGRPGATRAPGGAGG, encoded by the coding sequence ATGGACTGGCTGACGAGACTCCCGGTGCTCGGGCCGTGGTGCGCGCGGCTCATGCGCACCCGCGCCTGGCGCTGCTACGAACGGCTCGACGACGTGCGGTGGGCGCGGCTCGCCGCCGCGATGACCTTCACGAGCTTCCTCGCGCTCTTCCCGCTCCTCACCGTCGCCGTCGCCGTCGTCGCGGGCGCCTTCGGCCAGGACCGCGTCCACGACCTCGAATCCCGCGTCAAGGAGCAGGTCCCGGGCATCGCGAACCAGCTCGACCTGCAAGGACTCGTCGACAACGCGGGCACGGTCGGGCTCGTCGCGGGCGCGGCGCTGCTCTTCACGGGCATCAACTGGGTCGGCTCGATGCGGGAATCGCTGCGCGCGGTGTGGCGGCTGCCCGAGGACCCGGGGAACTTCCTCCTCGCCAAGGTGCGTGACGCGGGGGTCCTGATCGGCCTCGGCGCCGCGGGCCTCGTCACCGTCGTCGCCTCGGCGGCCTCCACGACGGCGATCGGCTGGACGGCCCGGCACCTCGGCATCGCCGAGGACGGCGTGGGCGGCGTCCTGCTGCGCGTCCTCTCCTTCGCCGTCGCGGTCGGCACCGACTTCCTGCTCCTGCTCTACGTCCTGAGCCTGCTGCCCCGCGTCCACCCCCGGCGCCGCCGCCTCGTCTTCGCCGCGCTGATCGGCGCGATCGGTTTCGAACTGCTGAAGCTGCTGATCGGGGGCTACATCTCGGGCGTCGCCTCGAAGAACATGTACGGCGTCTTCGGCGTCCCGATCGCACTGCTCCTGTGGATCAACTTCACCGCGAAGCTGCTCCTGTACTGCGCGGCGTGGACGGCCGTGGAGGGGCGCGCGGAGACGGCGGAGAGCGAGCGCGCCGAGGAGGCCGAGGCGGCGCGGCTCACGACGGCGACGGAGGACCCGGCGGCGGACGCCGGGGGCGGCAGGTTCCGCAAGCGGGGACGGCCGGGGGCGACGCGGGCCCCGGGAGGCGCCGGGGGGTGA
- a CDS encoding D-alanyl-D-alanine carboxypeptidase family protein, whose translation MLSLTACAAAAALSLSVAASPALADSGDGSASPRPPAHSSATGGARLALPGTQVAPGAGAPKLPKKLTARSWVVADAESGEILAARNPHWKLAPASTLKMLFADTLLPKFSKDKVHQVTLKDLDGIGEGSSLVGIKEDLPYSVHDLWLGVFLRSGNDAVHVLSSMNNGVAQTVRDMQARAHELQANDTHVVTPDGYDAKGQVSSAYDLTLFARDGLKNPDFREYCSTAEAQFPGEFAKKKKDKDKKKATDGQAGPEQRPREHFGIQNTNRLLTGTYDLKPYQGIAGVKNGNTTNAGATYTAYAQRGDRKLLVTVMHPDYDESQAVYREAARLLDWGFAADGKVTPVGELVPPRGVVAERAKASKEAAAPEHAAGGRGSGGAASAAGAGSGSGGLGTALAVTGGVLVVLAGVVFVVRRRRPLPATPGLSGGIGTGTGGASGTGAGGTGTGGTARTGEAAGGGSATDVTGPDATGTSPDATRPGPDATGPGPDAAHRG comes from the coding sequence TGTCCCTCTCCGTGGCCGCGAGCCCCGCCCTGGCCGACTCGGGCGACGGCTCCGCGAGCCCCCGTCCCCCGGCCCACTCCTCCGCGACCGGCGGGGCGCGGCTCGCGCTGCCCGGCACGCAGGTCGCGCCGGGCGCCGGGGCGCCCAAGCTGCCGAAGAAGCTCACCGCGCGCTCCTGGGTCGTCGCCGACGCCGAGTCCGGCGAGATCCTCGCGGCGCGCAACCCGCACTGGAAGCTCGCGCCCGCGAGCACCCTGAAGATGCTCTTCGCGGACACGCTGCTGCCGAAGTTCTCGAAGGACAAGGTGCACCAGGTCACGCTCAAGGACCTCGACGGGATCGGCGAGGGCTCCAGTCTCGTCGGCATCAAGGAGGACCTGCCCTACTCGGTGCACGACCTGTGGCTCGGCGTCTTCCTGCGCTCGGGCAACGACGCGGTCCACGTCCTGTCCTCGATGAACAACGGCGTCGCGCAGACCGTGCGGGACATGCAGGCGCGGGCGCACGAGCTCCAGGCGAACGACACGCACGTCGTCACGCCCGACGGCTACGACGCGAAGGGCCAGGTGTCGAGCGCGTACGACCTCACGCTCTTCGCCCGCGACGGCCTCAAGAACCCCGACTTCCGCGAGTACTGCTCCACTGCGGAGGCGCAGTTCCCCGGCGAGTTCGCCAAGAAGAAGAAGGACAAGGACAAGAAGAAGGCGACGGACGGGCAGGCCGGGCCCGAGCAGCGACCGCGCGAGCACTTCGGCATCCAGAACACGAACCGCCTCCTCACCGGCACCTACGACCTCAAGCCCTACCAGGGCATCGCGGGCGTCAAGAACGGCAACACGACCAACGCGGGCGCGACCTACACGGCGTACGCGCAGCGCGGTGACCGCAAGCTGCTCGTGACCGTCATGCACCCCGACTACGACGAGAGCCAGGCCGTCTACCGCGAGGCCGCCCGCCTGCTCGACTGGGGCTTCGCCGCCGACGGCAAGGTCACCCCGGTGGGCGAGCTGGTCCCGCCGCGCGGCGTCGTCGCCGAACGGGCGAAGGCGAGCAAGGAGGCCGCGGCGCCGGAGCACGCGGCGGGGGGCAGGGGCAGCGGCGGCGCGGCGAGCGCGGCGGGCGCCGGCTCCGGCTCGGGCGGCCTCGGCACCGCGCTCGCGGTCACGGGCGGCGTCCTCGTCGTCCTCGCGGGCGTCGTCTTCGTCGTCCGCCGCCGACGCCCCCTCCCGGCGACCCCGGGGCTGAGCGGCGGCATCGGTACGGGCACGGGCGGGGCGAGCGGAACGGGTGCGGGCGGTACGGGTACGGGCGGTACGGCGCGCACGGGCGAGGCGGCCGGTGGGGGCTCGGCCACCGACGTCACCGGCCCGGACGCCACCGGTACGAGCCCGGACGCCACCCGCCCCGGCCCCGACGCCACCGGTCCCGGCCCGGACGCCGCGCACCGCGGCTGA